GATGCGGAGGCTCTCCATATACGCGAATGTCTCCCGGATCTGGTCTGTCTCGCCTTTGCGCATCAGTCCAGTGTCGACGTACACCGGAATGAGTTGATCGCCGATGGCCTCGTAGGCGAGCGCGGCAGCGACCGAAGAGTCAACGCCACCCGAGAGTGCAATAACTGCGTTTGCGTCTCCGATCTCCTCGCGGAGTTCTTCGACGGCGTCCTCGATGAACTGCTCAGCGTCGACCATTATCTGGTCACCTCCATTTCGGTTGTATCGTCACGATCAAGCACGGCATCAATCAGTCCGAGAAACGGCGGACTGGCCCGCCCGGGCCGCGATCGGAACTCGGGATGGAACTGTGTTCCCACGAAATACGGATGCTCGGGCAGTTCGAGAACCTCCATCCGGTTGTCTACCCGGCCAGAAAAGCACAGGCCAGCATCTTCTAACTGCGCGATGTACTCGGGATTTACCTCATAGCGGTGACGGTGACGTTCGATACACTCATCATCGTACAGCTCGGCGGCGAGCGTTCCCGGCTGGATAGTCGTTTCGTACGTTCCAAGACGCATCGTCCCACCCATATCATCGATGTCGTACTGCTCTGGGAGCAGGTCGATGACGGGATACGGTGTGTCGGTGTCGAATTCGCTCGAATGTGCCATTTCGAGACCCACGATATTGCGGGCATACTCCACAACGGCAAGCTGAAAGCCGAGACACAGACCGAGATACGGGACATTATTCTCGCGGGCGTAGCGGATAGCATCGATCTTCCCCTCGGTTCCCCGAGAGCCGAAGCCACCGGGCACGATGATACCATCGGCGTCTTTCAGCCGTGTTTCGTGTTTGGGACCCATCTCGTCTGAATCCACCCACTGGACGTTCACGTCAGCGCGGTGTTCCAGCCCGGCGTGTTTGAGCGCCTCATACACCGAGAGGTAGGCGTCTTCCATCGCGTACTTTCCGACGAGTGCGATCTCGACTTCGTGCTCGCTGTCACGGGTAACGATATCTCGCCAGCGATTTTCTCGCTCTGGTTTCGGGATCGCTCGCTCTGTGAGACCGAGCTGGTCCATCACGTATTCGTCAAGTCCCTCTTCTTCGATCATCAACGGGACGAAGTAGATATCCTCGGCGTCAGGGTTCGAAAACACAGCTTCGATCGGAACGTCACAGAACAGCGCGATCTTCTCTCTCGTTTCGGGGTAGAGTCGGTCGCTACACCGCCCGACGAGAATATCCGGCTGGAGACCAATGCTTCGTAGTTCTTTGACGCTGTGTTGTGTCGGCTTCGTCTTTTGTTCACCGTTTTTCGAGTACGGAACGAGCGTTACGTGCGTGAGAAGGAAATCGTCCGGATCTTGCTCGTGGACGAACTGACGGATTGCTTCGAGAAACGGCATGCTCTCGATGTCACCCACCGTCCCACCAATTTCGACGATGCAGACGTCGTGACCCTCGGCAGCCTCGCGGATGCGACGCTTGATATCATCAGAGATGTGCGGAATGATCTGGACGGTCTTTCCGAGATAATCCCCAGCGCGCTCTTTCTCGATGACGTGCTGGTAGACTTTCCCGGTCGTTACGTTGTGATCAGAAGTCATATCGATGTCGAGAAATCGCTCGTAATTACCGAGATCGAGATCAACCTCCCCGCCGTCCTTCAAGACGTACACCTCCCCGTGTTGGAAAGGGTTCATCGTTCCCGCATCAACGTTCAGATACGGATCAATTTTGACGGCGGTGACATCAAATCCAGCGTTGGAAAGTAGCCGGCCGGTGCTCGCGGCCGTGATCCCCTTACCAAGCCCCGACATCACGCCACCTGTGACGAAAATGAATTTATTCCCTAAAGAAGGGTCGTAGCTCCTAGGTGCTGTCGGCATACTGACCGTGGGCCATTATTGGTGAAAACGGTTTCGGGCGGCCGCTCTACCAGAGAATATCTAGCGTACCACAGAAGAAAGAGACGATGCTGTTTGTGAACTCAAACAGCAATATCAGAAACAGCAACAGGCCGAGCATCAACGCAACAGCTGTCATATTAACTGATATTCAGTTCAGTTCTGAGAAACTCAACGACCCGTGCTGCGACTTTCTCAGTCTGGCCGACGAAGAAGTGATCGGCACGCATTCCCTCGACTGTGTCGTTCAATGCTCGCGCTCGCTCGACGATCGGTTCCCATTCAGCGGTCGAATCGCGTTCGCCGTAGACAATCTGGACAGGGCAATCGATGGCATCAAGAGCGTCCACGGCATCCAACTCTGAGATTCGTGACGCGGGAGCAAGGGCGCTGACACACGCCACGTCCATTTCGGCCCCAGCGAGGAGCGCGAGAGTACCGCCGAAGCTGAAGCCATACAGACCGACACGGTCGTACCGATCGCTCGCCCACCGAACGGCGTTCAGTGTATCCGTGTGCTCACCAACACCCTCGGCCCACTCACCGTAGTCGAATCGAAGCGAGGCAATACCACCATCTCCATTCCCATTCCCATTCCCGTTTTCGCGTGCGAGTTCGTTGCTGACTGTGGTCAGTCGGGCATCCGAGCGTGACCCACCCATCTGTGGATGGGGCGGACAGGCAACGACACAAGCTGTCGTCTCGGAACTGGAATCTGGGACGGTGAGTGTTCCCCGAACGTCGCGTGCGCCTCCCACGAGAACAGGTTCGTTCGGGCTCATCGCACCCTCCTGCCGGCAATTGAACTGTTCATAAATCATGTTGATGAGTACGTGCTTTAATAGGATGGGTCGTTATAGTCCAATTATGGGAATCCTTTCA
The nucleotide sequence above comes from Halocatena marina. Encoded proteins:
- the pyrG gene encoding glutamine hydrolyzing CTP synthase is translated as MPTAPRSYDPSLGNKFIFVTGGVMSGLGKGITAASTGRLLSNAGFDVTAVKIDPYLNVDAGTMNPFQHGEVYVLKDGGEVDLDLGNYERFLDIDMTSDHNVTTGKVYQHVIEKERAGDYLGKTVQIIPHISDDIKRRIREAAEGHDVCIVEIGGTVGDIESMPFLEAIRQFVHEQDPDDFLLTHVTLVPYSKNGEQKTKPTQHSVKELRSIGLQPDILVGRCSDRLYPETREKIALFCDVPIEAVFSNPDAEDIYFVPLMIEEEGLDEYVMDQLGLTERAIPKPERENRWRDIVTRDSEHEVEIALVGKYAMEDAYLSVYEALKHAGLEHRADVNVQWVDSDEMGPKHETRLKDADGIIVPGGFGSRGTEGKIDAIRYARENNVPYLGLCLGFQLAVVEYARNIVGLEMAHSSEFDTDTPYPVIDLLPEQYDIDDMGGTMRLGTYETTIQPGTLAAELYDDECIERHRHRYEVNPEYIAQLEDAGLCFSGRVDNRMEVLELPEHPYFVGTQFHPEFRSRPGRASPPFLGLIDAVLDRDDTTEMEVTR
- a CDS encoding dienelactone hydrolase family protein, with the translated sequence MSPNEPVLVGGARDVRGTLTVPDSSSETTACVVACPPHPQMGGSRSDARLTTVSNELARENGNGNGNGDGGIASLRFDYGEWAEGVGEHTDTLNAVRWASDRYDRVGLYGFSFGGTLALLAGAEMDVACVSALAPASRISELDAVDALDAIDCPVQIVYGERDSTAEWEPIVERARALNDTVEGMRADHFFVGQTEKVAARVVEFLRTELNIS